Proteins from one Mycteria americana isolate JAX WOST 10 ecotype Jacksonville Zoo and Gardens chromosome 1, USCA_MyAme_1.0, whole genome shotgun sequence genomic window:
- the RASSF9 gene encoding ras association domain-containing protein 9: MAPFGRNLLKTRHKNRSPNKDMASNEREIVVWVCQEEKIVCGLTKRTTCAEVVQALLEEHQATFGEKKVLFGKPSDYCIVEKWRGSERVLPPLTKILRLWKAWGEEQSNLHFVLVKSDAFLSFPLWKTAEAKVVQNIEKQWELSPANYMKMLPIDKQKKIVRKTFRKLAKLKQDSVQQERDNMETLIHLIISQDHTIHQQVLRMKELDMEIEKCEAKFHLDRVANDGENYVQDSYLMINPSEPEQQGSRPEDQKEMHDYLSKSEGILQAEERLKHHKQLIEKLCAEIEREVRGICTEKNGDDVCTEGAANAELENSNLESVKYELEKSMKDGLRINSYLSCIQKELTYRDSLLQKKEKEYELLTEEFNLLHVKDNIETRLPSNEEPSKGSGISSNSIAVPGFVHRVTNLDINDTDSDTGISSTHSQDSEITSGDMVLLST, translated from the coding sequence gtCTCCCAACAAGGACATGGCTTCAAATGAAAGAGAGATTGTGGTTTGGGTTTGCCAGGAAGAGAAGATTGTATGTGGCCTGACAAAGCGCACAACTTGCGCAGAAGTGGTTCAAGCACTGCTTGAGGAACATCAGGCAacatttggagagaaaaaggtCCTTTTTGGAAAACCTAGTGATTACTGCATTGTAGAAAAATGGAGAGGCTCGGAGCGAGTACTTCCTCCCTTGACAAAGATTCTGAGACTTTGGAAGGCCTGGGGGGAAGAACAGTCTAATTTGCACTTTGTGTTGGTAAAGTCAGATGCTTTCCTCTCATTTCCATTGTGGAAGACAGCTGAAGCTAAGGTAGTACAAAATATAGAAAAACAGTGGGAGCTCAGTCCAGCAAATTATATGAAGATGTTGCCAATagacaagcaaaagaaaattgtgAGGAAAACTTTCCGGAAACTGGCCAAGCTTAAACAGGACAGTGTTCAGCAAGAGAGAGATAATATGGAGACACTGATTCATCTGATCATTTCTCAAGATCATACCATTCATCAACAAGTCCTTAGAATGAAGGAACTAGATATGGAAATtgaaaaatgtgaagcaaaattCCATCTAGATCGTGTGGCCAATGATGGAGAAAACTATGTGCAGGACTCCTATTTAATGATCAATCCAAGTGAGCCTGAGCAGCAAGGGAGTAGGCCAGAAGATCAAAAAGAGATGCATGACTATTTGAGCAAAAGTGAGGGAATTTTACAGGCTGAAGAGAGACTGAAACATCACAAACAATTAATAGAGAAGCTGTGTGCTGAAATTGAAAGAGAGGTACGTGGtatatgcacagaaaaaaatggagatgaTGTTTGCACAGAAGGAGCTGCTAACGCCGAACTGGAAAACTCAAATTTGGAAAGTGTAAAATATGAGCTGGAAAAAAGTATGAAAGATGGTCTGAGAATCAACTCATACTTAAGCTGCATTCAGAAAGAACTTACATACAGGGACTCACTgcttcaaaagaaggaaaaagaatatgaaCTTCTTACAGAAGAATTTAATTTACTACATGTTAAAGACAACATTGAAACTAGGCTTCCATCAAATGAAGAGCCATCCAAGGGCAGTGGCATCTCCAGTAACAGCATTGCTGTTCCTGGCTTTGTTCATAGAGTGACTAATCTGGACATAAACGATACAGACTCTGACACTGGAATCAGCTCTACACACAGTCAGGACTCTGAAATAACTTCAGGGGACATGGTACTGTTGTCAACATAG